The Suricata suricatta isolate VVHF042 chromosome 16, meerkat_22Aug2017_6uvM2_HiC, whole genome shotgun sequence genome contains the following window.
ACTCCATCTCTTATTTGCTTCTCCCTGGTGTcaggtgttgttgttttttattcttatttttaggagagagagagagcgcgcgcgcagtgagacaggggcagagtgagagggagacacagaatctgaagcaggctccagggtctgagtctcagcacagagctccctcagcagggggctcgaactcactgtgagatcatgacctgggctgaagccagacacttaaccgactgagccaccctattAACCCTCCCTGGTGTCAATTTTATTCTCTCCTGTAGCAGTGGGAAAATGGCCACAGACAAACAGCTCTGGACCTATTCCTTCAAAGCCTTACTCTCCATAaggaaaaggctttttttttttttttttttaagattttacttttaagtaatctctacacccaatgtggagctccaacttcaaccccaagatcatgagtccCGAGCTCTACCAATTGAATCAGCCAGGCGACCCCTTAAGGAAAAGACTTCTTGGCCCCAAAATCTGGACCCAAAAACCCAGGGAAAGACTCCCATTGTTTCCGCCTACAGTCTGTTTCAGGTGGAACATCACGATTGGCTCAGCTTCACTTCCTTGCCCGTTCCTCACCCAATCTGTGGGGGCGTGACGGGACACATAAAGGAATGGCAGCTCCTAGTCTAAACAaggtttgagttttgttttggagCTCCAGTCAACAGTAAACAGTTTTCAGCTCATCTGTGCATCCTTTTTCCTCCATGGTTGGAACCTTGGAAAGAGAAGCGCAAGGCTCAGGTGAGTCGAAGGAGACAGCAGGAGAACAGTTGGGAAGTATGGTCTCCCTAGCCCAACACAGGTCGCTGCATACAGCACGCGCCTCATTCGTGcttattaaactgataagaacagatactacacttgatcttagccaaaaggccgagaagcgatccaTTCGTGCTTAttaagggaatgaatgaatgtcctGTTCCCAGAGGCTGTCCTGTGGCGGTCCCAATTTCATAGTCTTTGAGCTGATCAAACGTGAAGCGGGGATAGGGTCCCGCACACCTTCGGGGTGTGTCTCGGGGACGCAGACACCAGCCGCCACAGGAGGAACTTCCACAAGCAGAACCTTGAAGACCCCGCCAGCAAGTAGGGCCGAGTTGGGGGCGGGGCTTCCAGACCCCAGAATTTTGGATCGCACCATCTTTCATCTGGTAGAGGGGAGAGCCGAGATAGTCCTTCTGCATCTTTCGCCAGGCCTTGTAGCATTCTCTGACCACCAAGACGATACATTTGCGTCTCTAACAACCACACAGTTTCTCCCTTCGCCTCATTACACCTCCCGGCTCCCCGCCGCCACACATTTCAGGCTTCCCACCACGACCACGCAGTGGCTCGCCCCAGTTTGACGCATTGCAGGGAAGGCCAGGCCAATCGGCGCCGCGCTCTTATTTCCGCCACGGCCCGGACCCAATAGCGGCGCGACTCACACAGGGCCGCATCACGCGCCGCCGAGCGGTGCCCCTCCGCCGGGGAGGCCAGTGGACTGGACGCAGGGGGCGGGGCGCGTGGCAACGGAAAGTAGTCCCGCGGCCGGCGCGCGTGCCCGCGCGCGCGACCAGAGGCAAAGTCCGGCCCTGCGCGGGGCGGGCGCGAGAGATTCGCAGGCCCGTTGGTGNNNNNNNNNNNNNNNNNNNNNNNNNNNNNNNNNNNNNNNNNNNNNNNNNNNNNNNNNNNNNNNNNNNNNNNNNNNNNNNNNNNNNNNNNNNNNNNNNNNNCGAGGCGGGGCGCGCGCGCGGCGGCCGTTGAAGGACCTTTGGGGCGggaggtggcggcggcggcgcgcgCTGCGGGCAGTGAGTGTGGAGGCGCGGACGCGCGGCGGAGCTCgagctgctgcagctgctgcagCCGCCGGAGGAACCTTGATCCTCGCGTTCCGGACACCCCGGCCTCGCCATGGTGAGTGAGGCTGGGAGACCGCCCAGGCTCGGGCTCTGGGACGGGCACGGCGGGCAGCACTCCTGAAGGGGCGAGTGGACCCAGGACGGGGGATGTTGGGGCCCCGGCGAGCGCCTCTGGACCCCCTTCGGCGCGGGGACGTTTGAGCTCAGAGTGAGACACTTGGATCCCAGAAGGGGCTTTGGGGCTTGAAAGGCGACTTTTAATACCAAGTAGGGTGTTGAGACCCCAAAATGGGCACCCGAGCTCTTAGAGGGGCGTTGGAACCCGGGATGGGACATCTGGACCCTCAAAGGGGGCGTTTGGACCTCAGAAAGGCGTTTGGAGCCAGGGTGGGGCATTTGGTTTCTGAGATGGGCGTTTGGACCCCATTGGAGGCGAGGTAAGAAAACACTGGCTGGGGAAAGGGGGTATTAGGCCCTAATGGAGACTTGGGTCCTAAAAGGATGCAGGGAAGGGAGATCAGAGGAAGGCCAGGCTGCTGGGGAGCTCCCGGGAGGGGGCCCCGCGTGCAGCTGgaccagggtggggagaggggcagggctgggggtgacTTTTGCAGATCCAaccctggagggaggggggggggtgttctCCAAAGACCGGCAttgcagaggaaggaggaggaggatgaagtgCAAGCTTAGGGGAGGAAGAGCCTGGGGTGGGCGGCAGCGGAGGTTAGAAGATGCTCTGGAAGCCTGCAGGGACTGGAAAGGATTGGGGTCGAGGAGGCAGTTAAGAGGGAGCGGCCAGGCTAGCACTCACCAGTGGTGGGGGGAGCGGGCAACCTCGTGGTTGATTTGGGGGGCGGCCAGAAAAGGTTCTGAGGTTACTAGTGGGTTGAAGCTGTTGGGCTAGGGAGGTTGGCGTTcttgggagggggctggggctgagTGTTGTGTTAGGTCCAgaagaaggtgggggtgggagaggactCTGGCTCCAgtggtgggaggctggggggcggggggggggggttggaggaGACGATGAATGACAGCGAAGGTGGGCCTCGATTTGGAGGTAGATGTAGGTAGGTCCCTGGAAGTCTCCAGGGAAAGACCAGGACAAAGACTGAtgggcagagatggggagggggctgcagaggCCAAAGGGAGTGGCCATATGGTTCCCCCCGCTCCCCAGGAAGAatggggctgggcaggaggcGCCCCAGCAGTGGGAGCAGGTGGGTGGAGTTGTTCAGGCCCCTCATTGCGCACTGAAGCCGcatgaaatgggggtgggggttcaaAGTTTGGGATGCACCGAATGCTGCCCGTCTGTGACCCGGAGAGCTGCTTTTTCCAAACAGGAACCCTGGGTTTCTCCCTGTTCTGCATCTCACTTGTGCCAAATGACAGTGCAGTACAGTGTGGCGTCGGTGACAATCGGATGCCTGTTCCTGGGGCCtcggggtgggggctgcagagcTGGGACAGAGGGGGCCTCCAGAGGGACCCCTCCATCTGCCTGAGGGCCACCAGGCCCGCCCAGGGCCCTCTGTGAGCGCTGCTGTCAGTTCACACCTCGAGGGCTTGGAGAGAAAAGCAGCAGACAGCTCTTTCCTGTGCTCTGCCACCCACAGCACCCACAGCCCCCCCAGGCTCGGCCTCGGGACCGTGCGCAGCCATCCTCCCTGGCAAGGCCAGGGAGAACCAGCAGCCTCTGCTTGTATCAGATCTCATACTTGCTGACACAGGCCTGGTGGCTCCTCTTGCCGCCACCCCGTTTTCCCCCCGCTGGACCTTGTTCCAGGGTCCCTGGAGCTCTGGCAGGTGCCAGGAGGCCCCCTGCCTCCCGGCCCGGACCTGAGCTCCCGCCAGCTTGTTTCTCTTCCCGTTTGTAATCAGCAAGGTACGGGTGGGACAAGCCTCTGTGAACTGGCCTTGGACTTTGGCCTGAGCGCTGGGGCTCCGCCTTGGCCCGGGTGAGGGGCCCTGGCCTTGGTTTCTGATCTCATCTAACACTGCTCTCTGGCATTGGCTGGGGGCTGGGTCAAGGCAGAGAAATAataccctcttccctcccccaccccaagggttttttttttttttcttgtccagcCCCTGCCCATAGCTTAAGATGAGGGATAAGGAAGCCGCAGACCCACTGGGTGATCTTGGAGACGGCTTTTCTGAAAGCTTCACGTCTTCAGATTTGGAAAGGGAAGGGGCCCCGAGCGGTGATAGTTTCCTGGACGACCAGGCTCGTGGGCAGCAGCCATGCTCCGAGATCTAGAGCTCGGAGCTGGGacctttccttctctgggcaGGGGAGAGAGCCTCCTGCTCAGAGGAGGGAGTGCGTCTGACAGGTCCTACAGGCAGAGCCACGCCTATTTGCAGCAGCCCCggaacccgccccccccccccagtggcaTGCCTCGTCTGTGCCATCGacgtggggaagggcagacacgGGCCTGCAGAGCCCCTTCTGGCCACCCCGGGCCACCTGTCTAAGCCCCTGACAGTGCTGCCGAAGGCTGAAGGAACTGGGCTTCTCCAGAGGGGTAGGGGTGCGGTagcccccgcattgggctggctCTCTCCGTTCTAGGCCgagggggtgcagggagagaacgAGGAGCCGGTGGAATGGCAGCCTGCCTCCCCAGACTGTTAGTCTgccctcctcttttctcttccctgtcccctggCATTGACTGGCCCTCGGTAACCGGAAGCCCATCCTCTCTTCTCACCTTCCCGGCAGCCTCAAGTCTTTTTTGAAGGCAGTACAGAAGCCTTCCTCTGGTCGTCCTCCTAACCTTCCCTGTAGACTCCAGACTTTTCCAGAATGGGCATGGGCCAcatttttccttctccaccttccttcctcctccccagccatctcttttctctgtcatCATCACTTCAATTTCCCCTCCCATTCTGCCTCTTTGGGGCTTGGCCTCAAGTTCCTCTTCCCttagattgaaaagaaaaaaaaaaaaaaaaggaaaggggcgTTTTAGACCAGTTCTAACGTGACCAGTTCACAGTGTTTGggacaggggggggggggggggggggggtctgttgCTAGCTTCCGGAACCACGGTGCAGCTAGTTCGCATCAGTTTTGAGGGCGTCCGGCGTCACAGCTGGAGCTGTGCTGTGGACACAGAGCCCCGTCCCCCCGATTGTGAAAGCAAAGGAGGGGGGCAGCCGTCTGGGCACCCTGCAGAAGATCCCTTGCCTGGCGGGCTCCCAGCACCCCAGTGCAGAGGAAGCCAGTTACGGCCTCtcctccgccccacccccaagccccgATGCATGCAGCAAGGGCTGCACGCCACCGACTGGCCAGTCCCCAGAGTGGCCGGGACTGGAAAGGGTTAAAAACTGCAGCGAAGCCTGGACGCTGACTTCAGTCCTGAAGGCCTCTgtcgccctcccctcccctccttgctgctTGCTGCAGTCCCCTCCCCAACATTTGCCCCTCCCACCCAGCAGAAATGGAACAGCGCACAGGGACGCAGAGCGGCCACCTCTGGGCTGACTGGGCTCGGTCAGGCACGCAGGGCTGTTCGGCGCCCCCCGTTAGGAGCATTTTTGCCCGCTGGGTCCACTGTGCTCAGACCTGGCACCTCCAAATAGGTGACACAGAAACTAGCAAAGAGCCCGGCCATTTTGCCTCTGTCCTAGCCAAGGACTGGCCTGCTTCGGCGTGGAGCCTTCTAGAGCTGCTCCGTGAGGCCTCGGGGCAACCGCTCCCTTCATGCAGCCTccgggctgggggggtggggggcagcggcCACGCCGAACCCTCGCTGTGCGGGGCAGCTGGCTTGCAGCTGGTGCTGGCGGGCACATCTCTGCACCCGGGGTGCGCTGGGTGGAGCTTGGCTGCCCTGGGGTCTGGCAGTCCCCAGCTTCCTGAATCCCCAGACTGTCTGCCAGGCCCTGGCAGTCCCACAGACCCTGATGGCACGCACCTCCGTGGCCCAGGTGCACGGGCGGGTGGGCTGCCCTCACTGGGGGTGCCGGGCTCCGGCAGGACGTGCTGGCGGGGCCCAGCAGGCCCAGCGACTGACTGTCTCTGCCTTGCTTCTTCCAGGCTGACCAGCTGACCGAGGAGCAGATCGCAGGTGAGCtggccccccctcctcccccccgtCTTCCTTGGCTGGCCTTGAGGAGGCCTGTGCACGCGCCCCCAAATCTTCCTCCAGCCAGGCCGATAGACTCATGTGTTCCCTCCGTCGCTTAATGCCGGGCCTTGTGCTTGCAATGTGGGAACTGTGGACAGGAGCACACCGCGCCCTGCTTCCACCAGCACCACCATCCCCCACCTGCACCCCCGGTCCGGAGACAGGCACTTAGCCGAGGCCAAATCCGTGCACCTCTCCTGACCTGGAGACATCCAGGGGCCCTCTGCTAACCCGGGGCTGCGGGGAGAGCCTGTCCAGCTGCCCCAGCTCCTGCCAGCTCCGAGGCGAGCCTCCCTCCGGGGGCTGCAGAGCTCCTGTCCCCCTTTAGGAGCCACCCCGGGGACGGCCTTTCACTCCCACCTCCGCGCTCCCGCTGCACGTGCTTGCTGTCACCATCCTCTGCCGGCAGCGGCCTTCCCCCAGCTCTCCTCCCCCTTTGGGCCTCCTCTCACATGTCCCCTTGGAGAGGCCGTCCCTGGCTCCCCGTCACTGGGCGCCTTCGGAACCATCTCATGTCTTTGCCTGCTGGGTCTCCCGTCTCTAGATGTGAGCTCGCTGAGTTGGTTGGGGGGGGTCCCTTCTGTGTCTTCAGAGCCCAGCACACAGTCAGTGCCCTGTACGTTTTTGTTGGCCAAATAAGTGAACAAGCGAATGGTCGTACATCTCCCAGGAAGCTGGAAGAAATCCTGGGATCCCATCCAATTCATTTCCGTGGCCTCCTGGCCCCTCGATCCCGGAAAGGTCCCCGCGGCAGGCGCTGTTGTGGGAGTGAGTGGgtttctcggtctccctctcccccaagccAGAAAGCACCTCTTGGTGCCTCTCCGTGACAGCGGGCCAGCACGAAGTACACAGGAGAAGGGACACCCAGACCcgagctgtgctgacaggtcCAATGGGCCACGTGACAAGTATTAAAGGCCCTACATCTGAAGCGGGAGGAGGCCGGAGTGGACTTGCCTTCTCTCTCATCGTACCCTCCCCCCCAGCCCACAGTCAGTCACACTTTCAGTTTGGAAATGGCCCCCAGGGGCTGTGGAGACCCACCTAGAAAGCCAGGGAGCCACCCTGCTGGGTGATGGTGAGCTCCGGGAGCCCCCgcgccccagcccctgccctccctgggaGCACCAAGGCCTCGGCAGGGAGCAGCGCCAGCAGCCCCACGGACACTTGTGTCCCGGTGGCCCAGAGGCTGGGGACACAGCTTCTGGGCTGTGTGCGTGGCCCGCTGCACCTGCCACCCACCCCCAAGCTCTGCCCTTACGTGCCATAGACAGCACGCTCTGCACCCCGTCCCCGTCAGCAAACTGCCCACCACGTCCCCCTGGCCCACACCCGCTGGGAAGAGGCTGCCAGGCGTCTGTTCTctgagggctggggggaggagcGCCAGGTGCCAAAACGGGCCCGGTGGGAGGGCAGCAGCCGCGTGCTCGTCTCCCCGCTCCTAGCGCGTCCCCAGCTGTGGCCCTCCCACTCAGCACCACTCGCTCTCATCCCGCTTGGCAGCcggcccctctccttccttccccccaaccccgcccGCCCCCCGCGCTCTGCTGCCGACCACCCCCTCACCGAGTCACACAGGTCCACTTACTCCTCCCCGGGAAGCTGGTGGCGCGGCCTGGGGAACCGGCCCCGGCCTGGCAGCACCGGCCGGGAGGGACGCAGGGCCGCCAAAGGCCCCCTGCAGCCTCCTCGTCCCTTCCTAGCCAGTTGACCTTGGCTGGCCTACTTCAGATGGAGAGGTCTCTTGGCTTTTGTCCACTCCATGACTTTAGTCCAGTTCATCATTTGAGGGAGAGGCTGAGGCCAGGGACCAGCAAGAACTGTAGAGTCTCTGAGAACCGCTGTcagcctgtgtctccccctgtcctCGCCGAGCTAGGCTGGCTGAACAGGTAGCTTCCCCggtatacagtaggtgctcaataaatgttgactggAGGAAGGGGTCTGCACAGAGCACGGCAGCGAGGGGCTCGGACTGGAGTTGCAGGCTTGCTCTGACCTCTTCAGGTGGGACGGGCTCCCTCGGCCTCCGTCCACGGAGGGCTGTCCCCGTGGTCCTTGATGGCTGCCTCGTTCCCTCTCTTACCGCAGAGTTCAAGGAGGCCTTCTCCCTCTTCGACAAGGATGGAGATGGCACCATCACCACCAAGGAGCTGGGGACGGTGATGAGGTCCCTGGGACAGAACCCCACTGAGGCAGAGCTGCAGGACATGATCAACGAGGTGGACGCGGATGGTGAGCCCCGGGGGGTGGCGGACAGGCGGCCCCGCTCCCGGTCACCTCTCTGACCACCGGGCGCCTtcctccgggggtggggggtggatgagCCGGTACCTCCTCGGCCGGGGCTCGGGGGTGGTCTCCCGGGCCCGGGCTGATAGCGCTCCCACTCCCACTTCCCTGGTTCCCAGGGAATGGGACCATTGACTTCCCGGAGTTCCTGACCATGATGGCCCGAAAGATGAAGGACACGGACAGCGAGGAGGAGATCCGAGAGGCCTTCCGGGTCTTTGACAAGGTGAGCggtccttggggcgcctggtggctccgtcggttgagcgtccggctcagctccggtcatgagctcacggtctgcgggttcgagccccgcgtcgggctctgtgctgactgctcagagcctggagcctgcttcagatcctgtgtcttcctctctctctgccccccccactcatgatgtctctctctctctctctctcaaaaataaaaacattaaaaaaaaaaggtaagtggTCCTTTGCCAGAGTAGCCCCAGGATACAACAGAGAGACAGACGGCTGGAGCCCGGGGACCCCACTTCCATGAGACCTGGGTCCGGGCACCGGCCTGCCCTGCGGCCTCAGGAGGCCCCCCTTCCTCCCGCTGGGTGTGGGTACCTGACccccgtgcccctcccccacccaggacGGCAACGGCTACATCAGCGCAGCCGAGCTCCGCCACGTCATGACGAACCTGGGCGAGAAGCTGACCGACGAGGAGGTGGACGAGATGATCAGAGAGGCCG
Protein-coding sequences here:
- the CALM3 gene encoding calmodulin-3 produces the protein MADQLTEEQIAEFKEAFSLFDKDGDGTITTKELGTVMRSLGQNPTEAELQDMINEVDADGNGTIDFPEFLTMMARKMKDTDSEEEIREAFRVFDKDGNGYISAAELRHVMTNLGEKLTDEEVDEMIREADIDGDGQVNYEEFVQMMTAK